Proteins from one Salvelinus sp. IW2-2015 linkage group LG9, ASM291031v2, whole genome shotgun sequence genomic window:
- the LOC111968906 gene encoding saposin-C — MRVINIGLLLVCAAFAQSFKSQGGGNLKEEEDMWGNYLMERDDNHAEIKAVLPGTCFACKRIINKVKAQLDGDNDKENITAKLDSICGSMGILKAICKKQVNKYKEKLIEALLNDEDAKDACKEMKLCKWNNIYP, encoded by the exons ccttTGCTCAGTCCTTCAAGTCTCAAGGTGGGGGGAatctgaaagaggaggaggacatgtGGGGAAACTACCTAATGGAAAGAGATGACAACCATGCCGAG atCAAAGCTGTCCTTCCAGGTACCTGCTTTGCGTGTAAGCGCATCATCAACAAGGTCAAGGCCCAGCTGGATGGTGATAATGACAAG GAAAACATAACTGCTAAGCTGGACTCTATTTGTGGCAGCATGGGGATACTCAAAGCCATCTGCAAGAAACAGGTCaataaatacaaagaaaaactgaTTGAAGCACTTCTCAATGATGAGGACGCAAAGGATGCCTGTAAGGAAATGAAGCTATGCAAATGGAATAACATTTACCCATGA